In Cyclopterus lumpus isolate fCycLum1 chromosome 9, fCycLum1.pri, whole genome shotgun sequence, a single genomic region encodes these proteins:
- the ykt6 gene encoding synaptobrevin homolog YKT6 isoform X1, whose translation MKLYSLSIHHKGATKANLLKSAFDLSSFSFFQRSSVQEFMTFTSALIVERTSQGSRASIKEQETPLLHISHHPPRFPVLRKCQVFRQGRHRCVVAVLFYEHLFQNPSLLLLHFLLWVNPYHTFVWFTLYLVSLSTSEYLCHVYVRNDNLSAVVIADTEYPQRVCFTLLDKVLEEFSRQVDSIDWPSGNPDTINYKALDIHLSKYQNPKEADAMTKVQAELDETKIILHNTMESLLERGEKLDDLVAKSEHLGNQSKAFYKTARKQNSCCEVM comes from the exons ATGAAGCTCTACAGCCTCAGCATCCATCATAAAGGAGCGACCAAAGCCAACCTCCTCAAGTCGGCCTTTGacctctcctccttcagcttcttCCAGCGCTCCAG tgtTCAGGAGTTTATGACCTTCACCAGTGCCTTGATTGTGGAACGGACGTCACAAGGAAGTCGTGCCTCCATCAAAGAACAAG AGACCCCGTTGTTGCATATCTCCCATCATCCCCCACGTTTCCCCGTGCTTCGTAAATGTCAGGTATTCAGACAAGGAAGACACAGATGCGTTGTGGCTGTGCTGTTTTACGAACACCTGTTTCAAAATCCATCACTTTTACTTCTGCATTTCTTGCTCTGGGTTAACCCGTACCACACTTTTGTTTGGTTCACTCTGTACCTGGTTTCTCTTTCCACCTCAGAGTACCTGTGCCATGTGTATGTGAGAAATGACAACCTCAGCGCCGTGGTCATCGCAGATACCGAATACCCACAGAGAGTCTGTTTCACATTGCTCGACAAG gtATTAGAGGAGTTCTCCAGGCAAGTAGACAGTATAGACTGGCCCTCTGGTAATCCTGACACCATAAACTACAAAGCCTTGGATATTCACCTTTCTAAATACCAG AATCCCAAAGAAGCCGACGCAATGACCAAAGTGCAGGCAGAGCTGGATGAGACAAAGATAATTTTG CACAACACCATGGAGAGTCTgttggagagaggggagaagctGGATGACCTTGTGGCAAAGTCGGAGCACCTGGGAAACCAGTCAAAGGCCTTCTACAAGACC GCACGGAAACAGAACTCGTGCTgtgaagtcatgtga
- the ykt6 gene encoding synaptobrevin homolog YKT6 isoform X2, whose amino-acid sequence MKLYSLSIHHKGATKANLLKSAFDLSSFSFFQRSSVQEFMTFTSALIVERTSQGSRASIKEQEYLCHVYVRNDNLSAVVIADTEYPQRVCFTLLDKVLEEFSRQVDSIDWPSGNPDTINYKALDIHLSKYQNPKEADAMTKVQAELDETKIILHNTMESLLERGEKLDDLVAKSEHLGNQSKAFYKTARKQNSCCEVM is encoded by the exons ATGAAGCTCTACAGCCTCAGCATCCATCATAAAGGAGCGACCAAAGCCAACCTCCTCAAGTCGGCCTTTGacctctcctccttcagcttcttCCAGCGCTCCAG tgtTCAGGAGTTTATGACCTTCACCAGTGCCTTGATTGTGGAACGGACGTCACAAGGAAGTCGTGCCTCCATCAAAGAACAAG AGTACCTGTGCCATGTGTATGTGAGAAATGACAACCTCAGCGCCGTGGTCATCGCAGATACCGAATACCCACAGAGAGTCTGTTTCACATTGCTCGACAAG gtATTAGAGGAGTTCTCCAGGCAAGTAGACAGTATAGACTGGCCCTCTGGTAATCCTGACACCATAAACTACAAAGCCTTGGATATTCACCTTTCTAAATACCAG AATCCCAAAGAAGCCGACGCAATGACCAAAGTGCAGGCAGAGCTGGATGAGACAAAGATAATTTTG CACAACACCATGGAGAGTCTgttggagagaggggagaagctGGATGACCTTGTGGCAAAGTCGGAGCACCTGGGAAACCAGTCAAAGGCCTTCTACAAGACC GCACGGAAACAGAACTCGTGCTgtgaagtcatgtga